GCGAGCACGTTTGTTCATGGCAATTGTTGCCGAACCGGGTTTATAAGCTTTTTTCTTTGTCATAGTTTGGTCATTATACTGTAAGCTGTAGTGAAATAAATCTCTCAACGTTTAAAAATATGCCGATTGTGCATTTATTGTGCTCAATCTGTTTTGTTTTTTGTTTAACCAATCAATAGTGGTAATATATAGGCAGTTTTTGGGGATAGGAATCGATATGCCACAGATTAGTCGCTCTGCGTTAGTACCATTTAGTGCAGAACAAATGTATAAGCTCGTTAATGATGTTATTGCATATCCCAGTTTTTTACCGGGGTGTGTAGGTAGTCGTGTGATTAGTCATAGTGATGATGAAATGACTGCATCGGTTGAGGTTTCAAAAGCAGGTATTAGTAAGACCTTTGTCACAAAAAATGTGCTAGAGGATAATGCACGTATTCATATGCAGCTAGTTGAAGGGCCTTTTAGTAAGTTAACTGGTGGCTGGCGCTTCATTCCTTTAAGTGCAGATGCCTGTAAAATTGAGTTTCATCTTGATTTTGAATTTACTAATAAGCTCATTGAACTTGCATTTGGAAAAATCTTCAAAGAACTGGCTAATAATATGGTTCAAGCATTTACGCTCCGAGCAAAGGATATATACAGTGTCTGAGTTAAATATCGAAGTCACTTATGCTTTACCTGAAAAGCAGTATTTATTGGCTGTAAAAATTAATGAGGGTGCAACAGTTGAGGATGCAATCATTGCTTCTGGTATTCTTGCATTAAGAGCCGATATCGATCTTAAAAAAAATAAGGTTGGTATCTTCAGTCGTCCGGTTAAGTTAAGTGATACTTTGAAAGAAGGGGATAGAGTTGAAATCTATCGGCCTTTGATTGCAGATCCTAAAGAATTGCGCCGTAAGCGAGCTGAAAAATCTAAAGATAATAAAAAATAATTATCTTTTTACGTATTTTTGAACCGAGAGTTTTGAAGTGACCCCCAATAGTTGGACAACCAATTACTGGGGGTTTTTTATGTCTAAATATAATCGGAATTTAAAAATTGCTATCGCAAATCAATGCCTATCGGGGGAATCATCAGAAGCACTTTCAAAAATATATGATATTTCTTCTCGGCAGATCCGATATTGGGCTCAAGTCGTGACTATTCATGGTAATAAGGCTTTCCAGCCCACACCTCATTTACGTTGTGCAAAAGCAAGGTTACAAGCCATAAAACTTATGTGGACACATGACTGGTCTCTCGGTCACACTAGTGCCGTACTTAACTTAACTACGACTGGCACTCTATCTCTCTGGCTTGATAGATATGATAAATACGGGTTCAAAGGGTTAGAGTGTCGCTCAAGAGGAAGAAAGCCTATGGACTTCTCCAAAATAATAACTACTCGTCCTGACGATGAAAAGACACTTGAAGAATTGAAAGAAGAGGTTGCCTACTTACGTGCAGAAAATGCTGTGCTAAAAAAGTTGGAAGAGTTGGAACAAATAAAACGACGGCAAGCAAAGAAAAGACGTTAATTGTTTTAGCCCTAAGAAATCAATATCCACTCAAACACTTGCTTCATGCTACGAAACTAGCAAAAAGTGTGTTCTATTATCACGTTAGAGAGTTAAAAAAACCAAAAGAATATACAATCGAACTCGAACGTATTGAAAAGATTTATCATGAACATAAAGGTCGCTACGGTTACAGGCGCATCCATTTAACACTGAAAAATGAAGGGTTTACATTAAATCACAAAACGGTTCAGCGATTAATGGGATTACTGAATTTAAAATCGACAGTCAGACCGAAGAAATATCGTTCATATCGGGGAGATGTGGGTAAAGCAGCGCCTAACTATCTCAAACGAAATTTTAAAGTGACTAAACCGAATGAAAAGTGGGTAACAGATGTCACTGAATTTAAAGTGAATGAACAAAAAGTGTATCTATCACCTATTATTGATTTATATAACCAAGAGGTTGTAGCTTATAAAGTGGCTAAAAATGCACGTTTAACGTTGGTCACAGAGATGCTAAAAAAAGGGCTATCTCGATTAGGAGAAGCTCAAAAACCACTCTTACACAGTGATCAGGGTTGGCAATATCGGCACAAACACTACCAGAAACAGTTAAGGGACAATTGGAATTAAACAAAGTATGTCAAGGAAAGGTAACTGTTTAGATAATGCCGTTGCTGAGAATTTTTTTGGTCTATTGAAATCGGAAATGTATCATGGATATCGTTTTCGAGATGCCGATGAACTGATTGATAAAATTGGCGAATACATAGAGTATTACAACACCAAACGGATCAAAGCCAAATTAAAAGGCCTGACTCCGATTGAATATCGAAATCAGGCCTTACAAGCCGCTTAACTAAAAGTGTCCAACTTTATGGGGTCACTTCATTTCTCGGTTTTTTTATTTGTGCTATTCAAAAATTGGTTAGTTAGAAAAAAGATTGGTAAGTAGAGAACTTTGAATTAGGTAAATAGCAATAACTACCTGTTTTAAGCAGGTAGTTACTCAACACGGTTAACAAGCTATAAAATAAATAACCTAAGTTATCTTAGTTGGTTAACCATTTTTGGCTTGGTGTGGCTGGTTGCTGCTCAGTTGCAGGCTCGACAGCTTTCGGCTGACTTTCTGGCTCTGCTTCTACAGCTGGCTGGGTGTTTTCAGCTTCTTTTGCTTCCATTGCTTCTTGTGCAGAAAGATTTTTCTCATTTTTGATGTCAGTTAGTATACCGTTACGATCAAATGTGAGAGTTAATGTTTCTTGTTTAACCGGATCATGACCAAGTTCTTGGCGGAAAACATAGTACCAAGTTTGAGTACCAAACGGGTCGGTTAACATTGGTGTGCCCAAAGTATAAGCGACCTGTTGCTGAGTCATTCCTTTTTGGATCTTAGCAACATCTTTCGCTGTCAGGTAATTACCTTGGTTAATGTCAGGGTGATAGACCAAACGTTCCATCATTGAACAGCCCGATGACATTAATGCGAGTGATAGTGCAGCAGCAGTTAACAGTTTATAACGCATGGATATCTCATTCCTTTTGGAGTCAGAACATCAATGATAATCGACATTGATACAATTTAAAACCTTCCGTATTGACTCTAAGACCATATGAGAGCAAAAAAGTTGTCAAAATTTACGCTGCAAGCAATTCTTTTGCATTTGCTAACGTATTTTTAGTCACTTCACTTCCCGCTAGCAGGCGAGCGAGTTCTTGTAAACGTGCTTTTTTATCAAGTAATTGCATATGTGTTTCGGTTTCAACACCATTGGTTTCTTTGCAGACATAAAAATGGTGATGACCACAACCTGCAACTTGAGGTAAGTGTGTGACACACATCACTTGGGTTGACTCACCAAGCTCACGAAGTAAACGACCCACAATTGCGGCTGTTGGTCCGCTAATACCAACATCAACTTCATCAAAGATCAGTGCTGGAGTATCCATTTTTTTCGCAGTGATAACTTGAATTGCTAGTGCAATACGTGATAACTCACCACCAGAGGCGACTTTAGCGAGTGCTTGGTGAGGTTGCCCTGGGTTTGTTGTTACATTAAATTCAACTTTGCTTGCACCATCTGGCTGTAAATGTTCAGGTGTAAATTTGACATCAATAGTGAAACGACCATGAGGCATAGAGAGTTGATGCATGCTGCTTGTTATAAGCTGGCTTAGCTCTTGTGCAAATTCAATACGCACCTGATGAAGCTCCTGTGCGCAGAGAATGGCTTGTTGATGGTCGCGTTGAACTTGTTCACTAAGGGCTTCACAATCTTCATTTTGATTAGCTATTTTTTCTTGCTCATCAAGAAGCTGTTGATAAAGCTCTGGCAATGCCTCTGGCACGATATGGTGCTTGCGAGCAAGATTAATTTGTTTCGATATGCGCTGTTCAAGTTCAAACAGTCGATTAGGATCTAACTCGTACTGATCACAATAGTGTCTGAGTTCATCACTTGCTTCACTGACTTGGATTGATGCTTCTTCCAACATATCTAATAAGTTTGAAAATTTATTATCTAAAGAAGCTAACTCAGCTAATTCATGTTTAGCCATATTAAGTAGACTCAAAATATTGGCATCATCATTATCAGACATGATCTGTACAGCATTTTGCCCAAGCGATAGAAACTGACCATAATTTGCGAGTTGTTTATATTCTTGCTCAATGGTTTCAAATTCACCTTGAACAGGTGAGAATTCGCTTAATTCTTTTAAATGATATTCAAGCAGTTGCTGGCGTGATTCGCGTTCTTGCATTTGTTTTTGAAACAGGGCAAGTTGCTGACAAGAGTCATGCCATTGCTGCCAAGCCTTTTTCATTTGTGTGAGTAAAAATTGCTGATTAGCATAGGCATCAAGAAGCGATTTTTGATGCGTATTATCGAGTAATTGCTGATGAGCATGTTGCCCATGAATTTGAATAAGCAGAGCTCCGAGTTCACGTAGTTGGGAAAGAGGAACAGCGGTTCCATTGATAAAACCTCGTGAGCGACCATCAAGTGTAATGGTTCTGCGTAATAGGCACTCATTATGATTGTCTAATTCATGGTCTATGAGCCATTTTGCTGCGCTATCAGCATCGATCAAAGAAAAGCGCGCACAGAGGTCTGCACGTTGTGCACCAGGGCGTACCATATTGGCGTCACCACGGTTACCCAAGCATAGGCCTAGTGCATCAATAGCGATAGATTTACCTGCACCAGTTTCACCTGTAATAGTGGTCATACCGCTACGAAAATCAATTTCAAGATCACGAACGATAGCAAAATTATTAATGGTAAGTTGGGTAAGCATCTGCGCTCTCCTGTGAAAATACACACCTGTGTTTCTATACAGTTTATCCTGTTTTTTTATACAGTAAAGAGGCAGATGATAAAAATTAGAAAGTTTTTTTAGCCCATCCTAATTTTGAACTTAACGTATTGAAATAATTATAATCTTTTGGATGAATGAGATTCAGGTTTTTGTTACTACGTTGTACGATGACTTCCTCTCCATCTTGTATTGGTAACATGATCTGGCTATCACAACTTACTTCGTAGTCAATATTAGTGCGTAGAAATTTCAAACGAATGCTACTGTTGCTACTGATTACTAGCGGGCGTGACGAAAGTGTATGTGGGAACATAGGTACTAAAACGATAGCATCTAAATTAGGCGTAAGAATAGGGCCACCAGCAGAAAGAGAGTAAGCAGTAGAGCCTGTTGGGGTTGCAATAATTAACCCATCCGAGCGTTGTGAGAATGCAAAACGTTCATCAATGTAAACTTCAAATTCGATCATATGAGCGACTTTACCGGGGTGTAATACGACCTCATTGATTGCACTACTTTTGCGGGCCTTTTGATTAGGTTTTATGACTTGTGCTTCGAGTAAAAAACGTTGCTCTTCATGGTATTCGCCATCAAGTACCCGAGAAAGTTGTTGTAGCGCGTTATCGGGGTCAAGATCGGTGAGAAAACCAAGGTTTCCACGGTTGATGCCAATGACCTTATTATTGTAGCGAGATAAGATCCTAGCGGCCCCAAGCATATTGCCATCACCGCCAACAACAATAACTAAATCAGCCTGTTGACCGATTTCGGTGAGGTTCCCAGTATTAGCATTATGGAGTTTTAAGTCTTTGGCAACTTGTTTATCAATAATCGCGTGGTAGTTTTTGGATAACAGCCAATTATAGATTAATTCATGGGTCGCCAAAGCTTCGGGGTGGCGCGGATGGCCAACAATACCGATAGTTCGAAAAAGTGTCTTTTGCGAGCTTTTGTCCTTACGCATATTTTTTTGGCCTCTCATTACATGACTTCCCTTGAATCCCTGTTTTATATCCCCATAATACTCTAATAAATGGGATTAATGCTAAATACGCGGAGATATTCATGAGTAGTAAAGAACAAAACATGCATGATGAGCAAGCCCCTGAGCTAAATGAAGCACAAAAATCGGAGCTAGAGCAAGAAGCACAGCCGGCAGATCAACAAGCAGAAGTGCAAGCGTTGGCAGCGCGTATTGCTGAGCTTGAAGAGCAACTTGCAGCATCTCAAAAAGTAGAGCGTGAAGCAATGCTTCGTGCTCATGCTGAAATTGAAAATATTCGTCGTCGTACAGAACAAGACATTGAGAAGGCGCACAAGTTTGCACTTGAGAAATTTTCAAATGAGCTGTTGCCTGTTATCGATAATTTAGAGCGTGCTATTGAAGCGGCTGATCATGAAAGTGAAACATCAAAAGCAATGGTAGAAGGATTGGATTTAACGCTGAAAACTTTCCTAAGCGCTGTTGGTAAGTTTGGTATTGAAGTGGTTGGAGAATCGAACGTCGCATTTAACCCTGAAGTGCACCAAGCAATGACGATGATTGAATCACCTGAGCATCAACCAAATCAAGTTATTGATGTTATGCAAAAAGGCTATGTGTTAAATGGTCGTTTATTGCGGCCTGCAATGGTTATCGTTTCTAAATAATATATCGAAGAAACCGGGTGTTATACCCGGTTTCTTGTATCTATAAAAATTAATTGTCAATTTTTGGCTGCCAATTGATAGGCGTAAGCCCTTGTTGCTCTAATAATTGATTGGTTTGTGAGAAATGTCCACAGCCTAAAAATCCACGGTGTGCTGAAAGTGGTGAAGGGTGTGGGGCTTTTAAAATATGATGGCGTTTGCTATCAATTATGCGGCCTTTCTTCTGAGCGTGTGAGCCCCACAGTAAAAAAACGACACCTTCTCTATTTTCATTAATAGCGGCGATAACTTTATCAGTAAATGTTTCCCAGCCTAGATGGGCATGTGAGTGGGCATTGCCTTGTTCGACAGTTAACACGGTATTGAGTAGCAGAACACCTTGTTGAGCCCAGCTGAGCAGATAACCATGATCGGGACGTTGGAAGTTAGGAATATCTTTTTCTAATTCTTTATACATATTAACCAGTGATGGTGGTGGTTTAATGCCAGGAAGAACTGAAAAAGATAGACCATGCGCTTGCCCAGGGCCATGGTACGGATCTTGGCCTAAGATAACCACTTTTACATCGGCAAGTTCGGTGTATCTAAATGCATTAAATACATCTGCTTGTGGTGGGTAAATGATTTTTCCTTTCTGACGTTCATTAGCAACATAGGCGAGCGTATCAGTAAAGTAGGCTTGTGTTTTTTCTGAGCCAATGACGTCATGCCAAGTTGGGATATTTGCCATGAAAATTCCTATAACAATCAAATTATAGCTATAAGCTTACTGGTTTGATTGTAAGAGATAAAGTCCCGTTTTCATTAATTGGTTTCAAATATTTTTTAATATTAGTAAAAAATATTGATTTAAGTGATTTGTTAAAATTGATTTAAAACAGGGTGTTGGCCTATTAACGGTTAATTGCCACTCGAAATTATTGATAAATATCAAGGAAGCTGTGGTGGCTAGCTGGTATATAGTGTGTAGAGATATTGGTTAGACCAATTTTACTCGTCATACTTCAAGATGCAGGGTTGTTGACTGCGCTTAGCTAACCGAGTCACATAGTTATCTATGCTCCTTGGCTATCTTTGCTTGTTGCCTACCTGCATCTTGAACTATTTAGAGTATATATAATCGACAGTTAAATTATGGGATTGATCTTAATCCTACCTGAAAGTGGAGGTCGACATGATTACTGGTATTCAAATTACTAAAACTGATAATGCAGCGCTATTAAACTCGTTCTGGTTACTGGATGAAGAAAAAAATGAAGCACGCTGTGTGTGTGCAAAAGCTGATTATAATGAAGGGCAAATCGTTGCTAAAGATGAACTTGGTACGTTTGAGTATCGTGAAGTTCCTTTAGAAGTTAAGCCGACTGTACGTGTTGAAGGTGGCCAACATCTGAATGTTAACGTTTTAAGTCGTGAAACGTTAGAAGATGCAGTTAAAAATCCTGAAAAATACCCTCAGTTAACTATTCGTGTTTCTGGTTATGCAGTGCGTTTTAATTCACTGACACCAGAGCAGCAACGTGATGTTATTACTCGTACTTTTACTGAAAGTTTGTAGTCAGCGTATCATTCCAAATATAAGTATTAGTCTAAAACTAATTAAAAAAGCCATTGAATTTAATGGCTTTTTTATTCTTCACTAATAAAGTACATTGTTTTTTCCTCTTAAAATTTCCCCTTTAATGATCTCCCTTACTTCATTTTCATCGGGAGAATCTATGCCTCATATTAATAGTAGTATTCAAATTCAATCCGCTAATGAGATATCGTTAATTCGGGAAAGCATTAATATTTATCAAAAAAAGAATAATTCATTTGCTCTATGTTCTAAAGCTGCAAAATGGTCTGATGATTTATCGCCTGAGAAACTTTTTGGGCGCCAATCTCAATCTTATGATTATCTTATTGGGTTAATTGCGAGTGGCGTTTATTTCAAAGATTGGGAAACTATGCATGGTGTTGAACGACTTAATCATACGCAATTACATGAAATTGGTATTGATTCAATTTTATTACGTGATACATCAACAGGATTTGAAGCAAATATTTGTCGTTTTAATGAGTTGTATATTATTTGCTTCGCTGGTTCAGATGAGTTAGTTGATTTTTATGCGGATATCCGACAAGGGCTTGGTTACTATGAACCTCAATATTTTCAAGCGGTCAATTTAACCAATATTCTTTATAAAGTATCTAAGGGAAATATGATTTGTGTTGGCCACTCGTTAGGAGGAGGGTTGGCAACATTTGCTGCTCTTGCGAGTAATACGCCTTGTATTGCTTTTAGTTCAGCGGGAGTTGCTAAAAATACGATCCAAAGAATTGGTATGGATTATGAAAAAGCTAAACAAATCGCAAATGACGGCCTCGTTCGTTTTTATGTTGTTCGATATGATTGGTTGGATTTACTTCAATCATTAAAGCCATTTCCTCCTGCACTAGGTAATAAGATCATATTAGATTACTACAATGAAGGTAAAACATGGCGAGATTGGCTTCCTCATCGTTTATTAACGCGGAATTTCATTGCGCATGGTATGCCTAAAATTCTCAAAATGATGTGTCATTTTACACCATGGGAGAATGGCAGTAGGGTAGTTAACGATGATATTGAGGTTCAATTAGAGCAGTTTAGTTACGGATTATCATTTTTTCATGATGATCAAACCGATTGTTGGCAAGGTTGTTGCGAAAACAGTATTAAACAGGGCAATATTGCTGGATTCACCAATTTGATCTCAGTTGGTAATAAACCAGTTCATCTTGATAAGTTGGTTGGATACTCTGTGAGGTCAACGGATCCTGAATTCATGAAGGTTCTTTTGGCTTCTTCATATGCGAGTGATATTAAAAAAGTACACTTAGGAAATGAACGAACCTTTTTACACCTTGCCGCGCAATCTGGGCGGTTAGAGCAAACTGCAATCTTATTAGCGGAAGGGTGTGAAATAAATGCGGTAGACAGTACGGGTAATACGCCACTCCATGATGCTTTAGGCTGTTATGCATTATTAGTCGCTGAGTTTTTACTGGCTCAAGGGGCGGATTGGCGAATTAAAAATCATCAAGGTTATGATTGTCTTGATGTATTGGAAAATCATATGGTTAAAGCGGATTATTTATCACCACAGGGAAGGTTATTGCGTGAAAAATTGACGTTAATGATGCAATAAAAAACGGGCTAAGCCCGTTTTTAAATTTATTCTGTTTTATCAGTCGTTGGTGTCGCTGAAGGGGTTGCTGGTTTACGGCGTTTACCGATGTTCTTTTTATCACGAAGACGAACTTTTGCTTTCTTTTTAGACTCTTCTTCTTTTTTCTTTTCTTTACGTTTTGCTAGCACTTTCTTAGATGGTTTTGGTTTATTCATCATAGCTTCTGAAGGTGCTTTAGTGGTTGGACGTAAAGAATCAACAACACGCATTTTGATTGGATCTTCAATATAGCGAGTGACTTTACCAAATAAAGGATAGTCATGAGCCTCAATCAATGAGATTGCTGTTCCTTTTTTACCAGCCCTTCCTGTGCGGCCGATACGGTGTATATAGACATCCGCAGTGCGCGGCATATCAAAGTTAAACACATGGCTAACATCATCGATATCTAAGCCGCGAGAGGCTACGTCAGTCGCAACTAAAACTTTGACTTGTCCACTTACAAGGCGGCGTACCGCTTCATTTCTTTTTGCTTGAACCATCTCACCTTCAAGATAGCAAGGCTCAATACCTGCATCGCGCAGCCATTGTACGACTTCACGAATTCGTTCACGCTTACGTACAAAAACAATTGATTTAGTTACATCGTCTTGTTTTATGAGATGACACAGTAAAGCTGTTTTATGCTCTAGCGTATCTGCGCGGTAGTAAAATTGCTGTATTTTTTTACGTTCACGACGTGATGATTCAGCATCGATTTCAATCGGATCTTCTAACAAGCGTTCAGAAAAATCACGAATAGCTTCCCCTTCAAGGGTAGCTGAAAACAGCATGGTTTGTTTGCGCCAACGAGTTTCACCTGCGATAGTCTCAATATCATTGGCAAAGCCCATATCTAACATGCGGTCAGCTTCATCAAGGATCAAAATTTCTACTGCACGGCAGTCAAAATTTTCTTCTTTTATGTATTGCAGTAGGCGACCTGTGGTAGCGACAACAATATCTTGGTTTTCACTAAAAACTTCGGCGTGGTTCATATACGCAACGCCGCCAGTAATCGTGGCGATATCAAGGTGATTATGAGCACATAATTCTCTTGCTTGATCTGCAACCTGCATTGCCAATTCACGGGTTGGTGTTAAAACAAGCACCCGCGGAGGACCTGATTTTTTTCTTGGAAAATCGAGTAAATGTTGGATAGCTGGCAGTAAGAATGCGGCAGTTTTGCCGGTGCCAGTGGGAGCTGAACCTAAAACATCACGACCATCCATTGCAGCAGGGATGGCGGCTGCCTGAATCGCAGTTGGGCGTTCATAGCCTTTATCTGCCAGCGCGTTGATCAGGCTTTCATCTAGTTCAAGTTCAGAAAATGTGGTTGCAGTCATGATATACCTCTATTTGGGGCGCTGATTATAAACAGGTTAGCCAAATTGTTCATCTGAAAATATGCATCTTTTGGTAAAGTGTACCTGTTTTTGTATGCAGCGGGCAGTAATATTGCCAGAAAGCGTGCTTTCCGAGGTGAAAGCACGCGATAGTACTCGTTATATTCCAAGTTGTAGGAGTGTTAACTAGGCTCAGCTATCCAAATCGCATTATTTACTCATGCTTATCGGTTCGTCTTCCTACAACTCGAATTATTTTGAGTAGAGAGAAGTTAACTCAGAATGTTGATTAACCATGTATGATATGGGATGCCGACTAGGTCAATCAGTACTGCACCACTTAATGGAACAATCATAAACGCTTTCATAGAAACTTGTTTATAACGTTCACAAACTGAAGACATATTAGCCATTGCATTAGGTGTAGCACCTAACCCATGCCCCATTAAACCAGAGCACATAACCGCTGCGTCATAATTTTTACCGAGTAATTTAAAGATAACGAATATGACGAGTAAAATAAGTATCACAACTTGGGCAAACAGGATAATAAACAGTGGTAAAGCCACTTCTTTTAGTTCCCAAATTTTTAGCGACATCATTGCCATCGTTAAAAAGAGTCCTAAAGAAACTTCAGAAATTAAATCAACAGATTTTTGGTTAATTTTAAATAAATTAACCTGATCGTTGATATTGCGGATCACGATAGCAATGATCATCGCTCCAACATAACTTGGTAATGAAAAACCCGTTGCTTTAGTGAATTGAGCTGAGGCGAATTGACCAATAACCATAATACCCAGCACTAATGCAAGCATTTTTAAAAATGCATGAGCGTCAATCGATTCAATTTTGCTGGCGATCGTCTCGGTCACTTTTGGGCTTTTAATGGTTTCATCAGCTTCAATAACGACGTTATGTTTTTTTATTAAATAAGACGCAATTGGTCCGCCTAATAAGCTACCAGTAATTAAGCCAAAGGTCGCCGCCGCAATAGCTGCTACGGTTGCAGACTGTACGCCAAGCCCTTCAGCCATTTGACCGAAAGCTGCGGCACCACCATGACCACCAGTGAGTGATACACCACCTGCCATAACGCCGATTACTGGGTTGATCCCCAATAAATGCGCTAAGCCTGCACCAAAAGTATCTTGGAATAAAACAATAAACCAACAGATAAATAGGTAGATGAATAATAAACGTCCACCACTTTTTAAAATGCGGAAGCTGCCATCAATACCGATAGTGGTAAAAAAGGCAACCATTAGGAAAGTTTGTAAGCTGGTGTCAAAATGAATTTCAGCTAAATTAAAGGATTTTAAACCCCAAATAATTAAGCTAACAAGAAAACCACCAATAACAGGTGATGGAATACAAAAGCGTTGTAACCATTCAATGCGTTTTTTAAGGTGGATACCCATAAGAAGGCAAAGTACGGTTAGTAAAAGTGTCGATAAGGTGTCTAATTGTAATGTAAAGT
This portion of the Providencia manganoxydans genome encodes:
- the gltS gene encoding sodium/glutamate symporter, which encodes MGIHLKKRIEWLQRFCIPSPVIGGFLVSLIIWGLKSFNLAEIHFDTSLQTFLMVAFFTTIGIDGSFRILKSGGRLLFIYLFICWFIVLFQDTFGAGLAHLLGINPVIGVMAGGVSLTGGHGGAAAFGQMAEGLGVQSATVAAIAAATFGLITGSLLGGPIASYLIKKHNVVIEADETIKSPKVTETIASKIESIDAHAFLKMLALVLGIMVIGQFASAQFTKATGFSLPSYVGAMIIAIVIRNINDQVNLFKINQKSVDLISEVSLGLFLTMAMMSLKIWELKEVALPLFIILFAQVVILILLVIFVIFKLLGKNYDAAVMCSGLMGHGLGATPNAMANMSSVCERYKQVSMKAFMIVPLSGAVLIDLVGIPYHTWLINILS
- the srmB gene encoding ATP-dependent RNA helicase SrmB gives rise to the protein MTATTFSELELDESLINALADKGYERPTAIQAAAIPAAMDGRDVLGSAPTGTGKTAAFLLPAIQHLLDFPRKKSGPPRVLVLTPTRELAMQVADQARELCAHNHLDIATITGGVAYMNHAEVFSENQDIVVATTGRLLQYIKEENFDCRAVEILILDEADRMLDMGFANDIETIAGETRWRKQTMLFSATLEGEAIRDFSERLLEDPIEIDAESSRRERKKIQQFYYRADTLEHKTALLCHLIKQDDVTKSIVFVRKRERIREVVQWLRDAGIEPCYLEGEMVQAKRNEAVRRLVSGQVKVLVATDVASRGLDIDDVSHVFNFDMPRTADVYIHRIGRTGRAGKKGTAISLIEAHDYPLFGKVTRYIEDPIKMRVVDSLRPTTKAPSEAMMNKPKPSKKVLAKRKEKKKEEESKKKAKVRLRDKKNIGKRRKPATPSATPTTDKTE